In Helianthus annuus cultivar XRQ/B chromosome 9, HanXRQr2.0-SUNRISE, whole genome shotgun sequence, the following are encoded in one genomic region:
- the LOC110879646 gene encoding phosphoserine phosphatase, chloroplastic: MEGLISARIIPIRGYSSQGNTALFPTHTSNRRRVFCGPIKMMAPTNSSNSKAGSVKPITASSLGRLDNTLPSKEVLDLWQKADAVCFDVDSTVCVDEGIDELAEFCGAGKAVAEWTARAMGGSVPFEEALAARLDLFKPSLSTVQDFLEKRPPRLSPGIMELVQKLKESGKTVYLISGGFRQMINPVASILGVPTENIFANQLLFNDSGEFTGFDVNEPTSRSGGKPTAVELIRKVHGYKTVVMIGDGATDLEARRPGCADLFICYGGVQLREAVSAKADWLVYNFKDLINSLE; the protein is encoded by the exons ATGGAAGGGTTGATTAGTGCAAGAATAATTCCTATTCGCGGTTACAGCAGTCAGGGAAACACAGCCCTATTTCCAACACATACATCAAACAGAAGAAGAGTGTTTTGTGGTCCAATCAAGATGATGGCACCTACCAACTCATCCAACTCAAAAGCCGGTTCTGTTAAGCCAATAACAGCATCCTCATTAGGCCGATTAGACAACACATTACCTTCAAAAG AGGTTCTTGATTTATGGCAAAAGGCTGATGCTGTATGCTTTGATGTGGATAGCACCGTGTGTGTGGATGAAGGCATTGATGAACTTGCTGAATTTTGTGGAGCTGGAAAAGCTGTTGCTGAGTGGACCGCAAG AGCGATGGGTGGTTCAGTCCCGTTTGAGGAAGCATTAGCTGCCAGACTTGATCTTTTCAAACCTTCATTATCAACAGTCCAAGACTTTCTTGAAAAGAGGCCCCCAAG ACTGTCTCCTGGCATAATGGAATTGGTTCAAAAGCTCAAGGAAAGTGGTAAGACTGTTTATTTAATATCCGGAGGTTTTCGCCAAATGATCAAT CCGGTTGCATCAATCCTCGGGGTACCAACTGAAAATATATTTGCTAATCAACTATTATTTAATGATTCTGGTGAGTTTACTGGATTTGATGTAAATGAACCAACTTCAAGAAGTGGAGGAAAACCAACTGCAGTTGAATTAATAAGAAAG GTTCATGGATACAAGACAGTAGTAATGATCGGTGATGGTGCCACTGATCTCGAG GCTCGAAGACCAGGCTGCGCTGACCTGTTTATCTGCTATGGTGGGGTCCAACTTCGGGAGGCCGTTTCTGCAAAAGCCGATTGGCTTGTGtataacttcaaagacctgataAACTCTTTAGAATAG
- the LOC110879647 gene encoding uncharacterized protein LOC110879647, which translates to MDKWMVAIAAGAGSIAQHFKKFKQPGEHITSVHGSFNDKPESPKQPNDKKWPFRRLKQDGSEVTVEVSRGVYGAKAAAASEFDEGKYEGSDGILVDVERGDLVNEASTPRSRMSFRSRKVNRRTVRPLSSLESCVMAHVEMKEYPSSSFASPSMMTVRPFFVTDGSNVINRVSVDANVVQNGYVVKKQQSCSEEKNRSLDATLLVCLGMSFGILYSFIENKREVEKLNRLLKQKENLVQDLEEEIEMKDSLIMRELTLDDHKSRVLDGGSFDGESPRSVSHEHDNKDHVIIQEKHNSFSKIEAELEAELEMLELSMTSSNLERKISNLAELDPDFEAGVAEGELRGERLDDANEEDERGSTTTTHSAYYAVSPRELSLRLHEVLQSQLEERIRELEAQIKVQNHKCWNDYSSSNAGDENHEDEPVVLNLSGEALEAYNEACNEFAKFDESDEDFDYDGDNGTPQNGGDEQDFDDDDDEMEKLLIKHIVEKARQGSPAVLNAQKAFFSE; encoded by the exons ATGGATAAATGGATGGTGGCAATTGCTGCTGGTGCTGGCTCTATAGCCCAGCATTTTAAAAAGTTTAAGCAGCCTGGTGAGCATATAACGTCGGTCCACGGTTCGTTTAATGACAAACCTGAGTCCCCGAAGCAGCCGAATGACAAGAAATGGCCCTTTCGTAGGTTAAAACAAGATGGTTCTGAAGTTACGGTTGAGGTTTCTCGAGGCGTTTATGGTGCAAAAGCGGCTGCTGCTAGCGAGTTTGATGAGGGAAAGTATGAGGGTAGTGATGGAATTTTAGTGGATGTGGAGAGGGGTGATTTAGTAAATGAAGCTTCGACTCCGAGAAGTAGAATGTCTTTTAGGAGTAGGAAAGTAAACAGGCGAACGGTTAGACCTTTAAGCTCGTTAGAAAGTTGTGTTATGGCTCATGTTGAGATGAAAGAATATCCATCTAGTTCATTTGCCTCACCTTCTATGATGACTGTGAGGCCGTTTTTTGTGACTGATGGCAGTAACGTAATTAACAGAGTGAGTGTGGACGCTAACGTTGTGCAAAACGGTTATGTTGTAAAGAAGCAGCAATCGTGTTCAGAAGAAAAAAACAGGTCTTTAGATGCAACACTACTTGTGTGTCTTGGGATGTCTTTCGGCATTTTATATTCGTTCATTGAAAATAAACGTGAGGTAGAAAAGCTGAATCGGTTGTTGAAACAGAAAGAGAATTTGGTTCAAGATCTTGAAGAGGAGATTGAGATGAAAGATTCATTAATCATGAGGGAGCTTACACTTGATGATCATAAATCACGAGTATTGGACGGTGGTTCTTTTGATGGTGAATCGCCTCGTTCTGTTTCACATGAGCATGATAACAAAGATCACGTTATTATACAGGAAAAACACAATTCTTTCAGTAAAATTGAGGCCGAGCTCGAAGCCGAACTTGAGATGCTTGAACTCAGTATGACTTCTTCCAACTTAGAAAGAAAGATTTCCAATCTTGCTGAG CTTGATCCTGACTTTGAGGCAGGTGTGGCCGAGGGTGAATTAAGGGGTGAGAGGCTCGATGACGCcaatgaagaagatgaaaggGGAAGCACCACCACAACTCATTCTGCTTATTATGCGGTTTCTCCACGAGAATTGAGCTTACGGTTACATGAGGTCCTTCAATCCCAACTTGAAGAACGAATCAGAGAACTAGAAGCACAAATCAAAGTCCAAAATCACAAATGTTGGAATGATTATTCAAGCAGTAATGCAGGAGACGAAAACCATGAAGATGAGCCTGTTGTTTTGAATCTATCCGGTGAAGCATTAGAAGCTTATAACGAGGCTTGCAATGAGTTTGCGAAGTTTGATGAATCAGATGAAGACTTCGAttatgatggtgataatggaacACCGCAAAATGGTGGAGATGAGCaggattttgatgatgatgatgatgaaatggaGAAGCTATTGATAAAGCATATAGTGGAGAAAGCAAGACAAGGGTCTCCTGCAGTTTTGAATGCACAGAAAGCTTTTTTTTCTGAGTAA